From a region of the Phaseolus vulgaris cultivar G19833 chromosome 6, P. vulgaris v2.0, whole genome shotgun sequence genome:
- the LOC137833431 gene encoding uncharacterized protein, with protein sequence MKLKEYLASPPVLCKPQAATPLRLYFAITERAISVVLVQDQDQVQKPIYFVSKVLQGLEVRYQTLEKAALAVVFSARRLRHYFQSFTVLVMTDLPIQKVLKKPNATGRMVKWAVELSEFDIKYEPRGSIKGQIFADFVVELSSETAQNAKDDFRWEMGAKVLMAKSDSLLVTGQVTGEFQAKDPQMAAYLEYVQELRRSFASFEVVHVPREQNARADLLAKLASSGKGGRQRTVIQETLKTPRAFVADHQVLHVCRSTKRTARSHRSLMQETLRTPRVRAHPAKEVSMTQVCAIHEPDTWITPYQRYLADGVLPMDSTEARKMKKSSSKFTLIDGELYRFGFTHPLLVCVHGEKCTRIMAELHEGICGNHIGGRSLATRTVCAGYYWPTMREDCKRYAQCCKQCQQHADWHKAPP encoded by the exons atgaagctcaaagaatatTTGGCAAGCCCACCAGTTCTGTGCAAACCCCAAGCAGCAACGCCACTTAGACTgtattttgccataactgagagggcaatAAGCGTcgtgctcgtccaggatcaagatcaggtccaaaaacccatctattttgttagcaaggtgctgcaaggcctaGAAGTGAGGTATCAGACCTTAGAAAAGGCGGCGTTAGCAGTTGTATTTTCGGCGAGAAggctgcgccattacttccagagctttacggtgttggtaatgactgacttgcccatccaaaaggttttgaagaaaccgaATGCAactggaagaatggtgaagtgggcggtggagctgtcggaattcgacatcaagtacgagccccgggggtcgatcaaggggcaaatcttcgctgatttcgtggtcgagctgtcTTCTGAAACAGCTCAAAACGCcaaggatgactttcgttgg gaaatgggggcgaaggtgctgatggccaagagcgattcgttgtTGGTCACTGGACAAGTAAccggcgagttccaagccaaggacccgcagatggcagcctacctggagtacgtgcaagagctaaggAGATCTTTCGCTTCGTTTGAAGTGgtacacgtgccaagagagcagaatgcccgagctgacttgctagccaagcttgccagttcgggcaaggggggcagacagaggaccgttattcaagaaactttgaagacgcctcgagcattcgtggcagaccaccaggttcttcatGTTTGCAGGTCGACGAAAAGAACGGCGAGGAGCCATAGATCTCTAAtgcaggagaccttgaggacgcCAAGGGTCAGGGCGCACCCAGCGAAAGAGGTAAGCATGAcgcaagtttgcgctatccacgagcctgatacgtggataacgccataccagcgctactTGGCAGATGGTGTGCTCCCAATGGATTCAACAGAAGccagaaaaatgaagaaaagctccagcaagtttaccctcatTGATGGCGAGCTCTACAGGTTCGGATTTACACACCCTCTCCTTGTAtgtgtacacggagagaagtgcacgagaattatggctgaactccatgaagggatttgtgggaaccacattggaggtcgatctctGGCGACAAGAACTGTctgtgcaggttattactggcccacaatgagggaagattgcaagagatatgcccagtgctgcaagcaatgccagcagcacgccgactggcacaaggcgcccccatAA